The sequence CAGGGAAGGGTACTGAACAGGCCGTGCGCGTTGGGGGCGCCCCACCCGGTGGGGATGTCCCAGCCGGGGCCGGCCACGTGCTGCCGGTCGGTGACGCCCACGGTGATGTCCCGGAAGGAGTTCTGCACCTCGCGCTGCGTGTAGAGCTGCGGGTTGAGCCACCCCACCGGCGGCTTGTTCTGGGACAGGCGCGCGCTGTTCACCACGGCCACCAGCCCCGCGAAGACGGGTGAGGCGAACGAGGTGCCCGTGTTGGGGCTCGTCACGCCCAGCCACGTGTACCAGTACCCGGTGTCCGCGTTGAGGGCCACGTCCGCCACGGCGCGGCGGCCAGGCGGCTTCGGCAGCCCCTGTTGCCACTCGGGAGTGGGGAAGGTCCGGCTGATGCCCGAGCCCGAGTAGAGCCAGGCCACCTCGCCCGTCACGTTCATGCCGTTCATCTTGAGCTGCGTGCCGCCCACGGAGGTGACGTACGGGCTGGAGGAGGGCACGTCCACGCCGGCCGAGTCACCGCCCGCCGCCACCACGGTGATGCCGAGCGCGGCGGCCATCATCGCGGAGGCGTTGTACTGCTCGTGGACCGCCCGGGGCTCCGAGTCCTCGCGGTGGGCGAACGAGTCGGTGATGACGGACACCTCGCCCCGGGCGATGGCCTCGTTGAAGGTGTAGATCATCGACGTGTTGCGAGCGTCCGGGCCCATGTAGACGACGACGTCCGCCTCGGGAGCCATGACGCTGGCCCACTCCACGTCGAGCTGTCCCTCGCGGTAGCGCGTCCCGGGCTCCTCCATGGTCATCACCACGGTGGGGTCCGCGCGCTGCACGCCAAAAATCTTCCAGAAGGCGCGCAGGTCCTTCCACCGGAAGCCCGCGCCGATGGTGACGCCCAGCTTCACGCCCTTGCCGCGGAAGCCCTTCTGGTACAGCGGCGTGAGGCCGTACGCGCTCGCCACCTGCTGAGGCGTGAGGCCGGCGGTGATGGGCTGGGGCTGATGAATGGGCACCTCGCCGAACTCGCCGCCCAGCGGGCCGGGCTCGGAGGGCAGGTCCACCGCGACGATGGAGGCGATGCGCTCCTTCACGTACTTCGGCGCCTTGATTTCCACATTGGGAGGCAGGCCGTAGACGTTGTGCGGCTCATTGCCTCCCTGCGGGGACTTGCGCTCCAGGATGATGAGCTGGACGCCGAAGGCCGCGTTGAACTGGCCTACCGTGCCGCTGAAGTGGATGAGCAGCCGGTTGGTGGCGACGCGCTCCAGCTTGAGGCCCGCCGACTGGAGGTGGTCCGTCACCAGCTTCACGTCCTGCTCCCACGGCGCGTGGCGCGCGTTCCACTCCGACGGCGTCATGTAGCGGCGGAAGCGTTCGTTCCTCGGGTCATGGATGGCCTTGATGGACGCCTCCAGCTCCGCGCGGTTGCGGATGGGCAGCGCCACGAGGCCGCGGATGAGGTCCGTGTTCGGCGCGGGGCCCAGGTCCGTGTAGACGCCGGGCAGTGGCGCGGGCACGCCGTCCGGCGTGGGCTCGGGTGTGGGGTCCAGGTTGTCCGGCAGCGGTGGTGGGCCGTCCGGGTCCGGCGGCGGAGGCTGGGGCTCGGGAGGCGGTTGGGGCTCGGGAGTTGGAGTTGGTTGCGGCTGGGGCGCGGGCTGCGGAGCGGGCTCCGGAGGGTGGGTGCCGCTCGGCCGGGAAACGGAGACCAGTCGGTCCGAGTCGCGACAGCCCGCGGCGCACAGGGCGCTCAGGACCAGGAGGCTCGCAAGGATGCTTCCTCTCATGATGTGCTCCCCCAAGCCTCGCGGCGCGCGCAATGGCGAGCCGCCTCCTGTCCCGTCCTCGCACCGGAGGACCCCTGGCATGTCTGCCGGAGTGAAGGTGGGTGCGACACGGGGGGTGTGCAACTGTTCGCCAGCGGGCAGAGGGCGTTAGAGTGCGCGGACGCGTCCCCCCATGCGGCTGCTGCGAACTGCCCTCGTCCTCGTCCTCCTCGCGCCCGGCGCGGTCCTGGCCCAGGAGGACACCCGTCTGGCCTTCCTCGGGCGCCAGCTCCAGCAGGGCAAGGACCCGCGCACGCGCTCCCAGGCGGCGCTGGTGCTGGGCGCCACGGAGGACCCGGAGGCGGTGCCGCTCTTGTGCGGAGGCCTGAAGGACGCGAGCGAGCTGGTGCGCGCGGCGGTGGCCAAGAGCCTGGCGAAGCTGCAGGAGCCGTCCGCGCTGGGCTGCCTCCAGGCGCACAAGGGCGAGGCGGACGCGGCGGCGAAGGCGGCAGTGGATGACGCGGTGGCGGCGCTGAAGGCGTACCAGGCGCGTCCGCCGCGCTTCTACGTGGCCATGGACGCGCTGAAGGACCGCACGGGCAAGCTGCCGGCGGAGCTGGTGAAGGCGACGGAGGCGCGGCTGCGCTCGCGGCTGATGCGCCGGGGAGGCCTGGTGGCGCCGCCGAAGGAGTCGAAGGCGGCGGCGAAGGGCGCGCTGAAGAAGCTGGGCGTGCACGGCTTCCGCATCACCCCGGAGATACGCGCGACGGAGAGCGGCGGACTGCAGGTGGCCATCGTCTGCCTCTCGTACCCGGAGATGTCATTGATGGGGCAGGTGGAAGTGAATGCCGCGGGCGCGCAGCCCGGAGACCTCCTCAAGGCGCTGATACCGAAGGCGGTGGAGGACGCGGCGGAAACCT comes from Pyxidicoccus parkwaysis and encodes:
- a CDS encoding S53 family peptidase, producing MRGSILASLLVLSALCAAGCRDSDRLVSVSRPSGTHPPEPAPQPAPQPQPTPTPEPQPPPEPQPPPPDPDGPPPLPDNLDPTPEPTPDGVPAPLPGVYTDLGPAPNTDLIRGLVALPIRNRAELEASIKAIHDPRNERFRRYMTPSEWNARHAPWEQDVKLVTDHLQSAGLKLERVATNRLLIHFSGTVGQFNAAFGVQLIILERKSPQGGNEPHNVYGLPPNVEIKAPKYVKERIASIVAVDLPSEPGPLGGEFGEVPIHQPQPITAGLTPQQVASAYGLTPLYQKGFRGKGVKLGVTIGAGFRWKDLRAFWKIFGVQRADPTVVMTMEEPGTRYREGQLDVEWASVMAPEADVVVYMGPDARNTSMIYTFNEAIARGEVSVITDSFAHREDSEPRAVHEQYNASAMMAAALGITVVAAGGDSAGVDVPSSSPYVTSVGGTQLKMNGMNVTGEVAWLYSGSGISRTFPTPEWQQGLPKPPGRRAVADVALNADTGYWYTWLGVTSPNTGTSFASPVFAGLVAVVNSARLSQNKPPVGWLNPQLYTQREVQNSFRDITVGVTDRQHVAGPGWDIPTGWGAPNAHGLFSTLP
- a CDS encoding HEAT repeat domain-containing protein; the protein is MRLLRTALVLVLLAPGAVLAQEDTRLAFLGRQLQQGKDPRTRSQAALVLGATEDPEAVPLLCGGLKDASELVRAAVAKSLAKLQEPSALGCLQAHKGEADAAAKAAVDDAVAALKAYQARPPRFYVAMDALKDRTGKLPAELVKATEARLRSRLMRRGGLVAPPKESKAAAKGALKKLGVHGFRITPEIRATESGGLQVAIVCLSYPEMSLMGQVEVNAAGAQPGDLLKALIPKAVEDAAETFEWNGET